In Polaribacter pacificus, the genomic window GAGTGGGGACTATTTTAGAAGCCACCAAGGTTCCAAAAACAAAAAAGTTACTTCAGCTAAAAGTTGATGTAGGTATTGATGTAAGAACCATCGTCTCTGGAATCGCAGAAAGTTTTAGTCCTGAAGAAATCATTGGTCAACAGGTAACTGTTTTGTGCAATTTAGCACCGAGAACTTTAAAAGGAATTGAGAGTCAAGGAATGATCTTAATGACAGACACCATCGATGGAAAATTGGCTTTTGTTAGCCCAGAACAAGCTATAGATAACGGTCAGCAAATAAGTTAGTTATTTTTTAACTGCAAGGCCTTCTCTCTGATTACAGTTCCGATGCTTTTGTGCTCTATTTTACTCTCTAACCAAGATAAAATATCTAAGTATAAAAACGCACGCTTTTCATAGGGATGATTCTCAAATTTTTGCAATCGCTGGTGAATCTTTTTAAATTCACCCTTAATTTGATGTGGATATACATCACCTAAGGCCTTGATAGATACAATAAACTCTTTTTGTACCTCCTGCAAGTTTTCCATTTTTAATAAAAACTTATAAGTGTCTTTAAAATGTTTCTCTAGATGATAGTCTAGACCGCATTCATAATGGGCAATTAGGTTTAATATCCTGCCGAAGCATTGGAGATCCTCACCAGAGGTTAGGTTTTTGTCCTCTATTATTTTGTTTAAATAGGCAATACAAAGTCGGTTTTGACCCATCCCAAAATACAAACAGGCTATCTTATAATACAAGACCACAATATGATGTTTGTCTAAATGATTTTTATACTGCACAATGTTTTCTTCAATTAGGGCAACCAAATACTCACCTTCTTCAAAGCTTCCTTCTAAGAAGTGCAAATGCAATTTATTGGCATACAAGTATTGGAAAACTAGCATATCAGTATTACTGTTTGATGGAAAGCTATTTGTGTTAACCATAGCTTCAAAACTTACCAACTCGTCTTTAAACTTTGAATAATTTTTAACAAAAAACAATGTTTCAAGCAGGTAATTTTCTCCCTTTAAGAAAAAAACGGGATGCAGAGCAATATTTTTAGGTTGCTCCTTAAACAAGGCTACCCATTTAGATGCATACTTATACGATTGTACAAAATCTTGGGTTAAAAAACTTTTCCAAAGATGAGCTTTGTACAACCACAATTTTTCGCGAAATCCCAAGGACTCATAAACATACTTTGGCAAATGACTATTAAAATAATTGGTGATTTTTTGAAGCTCTTTATCATTTCTAACATAGCCCGTTTTTAGCAAGACACTGTACAATTGTAAAGACAGGTTAGAGAGTTTGCTGGTAATCACATTTTGTTGGCTCAACTCTTTTGCCTGCAAAGAAAGTTCATCGGCACGCGTACTAATACTCCGAGTGATAAACTGCGTTTCAATGACCTTTTCTAGTTCGACAATTTCATAGGCAATGTTTTTTTCATCATTGTCTAAGGCCATCGATTTGGCTTTTTCTAAAAGCTTTAAACTCTGTTTATAAAGCCCTTTCTGATAGAGCACCGTTGCAAAATCTAAATGCTCTCTAATTTGCATTCGAACATTTTGATGCACAGGATTTAATCGCAAACTGATTAGTAACTGTTTGTATAAGTGTGCTTTTAAATTAGCCAATTGTTGTTTGGCGACAATATTCTTTTTTAAAATCTGTGGTTCATTGTAGGTCTTCATCTTGTCTAACAACTTAAACAAGGTAAAAAATTTAGCTTCAGTGTTCCCCTCTAGCCTGCCCACATACAGGTTAAATTGCCTCTTTTCTGACTTGGTCAGAGACTTGATCAAAACAAATAAAGAATCATTTTGATGATTGGGCGACGTAAAAACACTCATTCTAATAGGTTGATTATCAGGTAGTAATATCATTTTGACCTTAAATAAGCATCGTAATTTCAAAACGAAATTTACTTACTAAGGAATGGACAATATATACATTTGAGTTAGATTAAAAAACTGAATTCATTTTTATGACCACAAATAAGATTGAAATATTTGACACCACACTAAGGGACGGAGAACAAGTTCCTGGTTGTAAATTAGACACCCAACAAAAACTAGTAATCGCAGAGCGATTAGACTTCTTGGGTGTTGATGTAATTGAAGCGGGTTTTCCGGTATCTAGTCCAGGTGACTTTAATTCGGTAAGCGAGATTGCCAAACTTGTAAAAAATGCAAGCGTTTGTGCTTTAACAAGAGCAGTAGAAAAAGACATAGAAATTGCAGCAGCAGCACTTAAGTTTGCCAAAAATCCAAGAATCCACACAGGCATAGGCACCAGTGATTCTCATATAAAATTTAAATTTAACAGTACTAGAGACCAAGTGATACATAGAGCTGTCTTAGCGGTTCGCTATGCAAAAACATTTGTCCACGATGTAGAATTTTATGCAGAAGATGCCGGGAGAACAGAAAATGCCTTTTTAGCAGAAATATGTGAAGCCGTTATCAAAGCAGGAGCTACGGTTTTAAACATTCCTGATACCACTGGCTATTGTTTACCAGAAGAATACGGAGCAAAAATTAAGTACCTCAAGCAGCATGTAAAAGGCATTGAAAAGGTTGTTATTTCTTGTCATTGTCATAATGATTTAGGCTTGGCAACAGCTAACTCTATTGCTGGTGTTGTTAATGGAGCCAGACAAATTGAATGTACCGTTAACGGGATCGGTGAGCGTGCCGGAAATACAGCTTTAGAAGAAGTGGTAATGATTTTAAAACAGCACCCATATTTAAACTTAGAAACCAATATCAATACGCATTTACTCTACGATACCAGCATGATGGTTCGAGAAAAAATGGGCATGCCAGTACAGCCCAATAAAGCCATCGTTGGAGCCAATGCTTTTGCTCATAGTTCTGGGATACATCAAGACGGAGTTATTAAAAACCGAGAAACCTATGAAATTATAAATCCAGAAGATGTAGGTGTCACAGAAAGCGCCATTGTTTTAACTGCCAGAAGCGGTAGAGCTGCTTTGGCTTACAGAGCAAAAAAAATTGGGTATGAGTTGACTAAAATTCAGTTAGACAAAGCCTATAACTACTTTTTACAATTGGCAGATTCAAAAAAAGAAATTAAAGATAATGACCTGCACACAATCATGAAAAACGTTGATAAATTCTCTAAAATAGCCGTTGCCTAATGAAAAAAACACTCTTTGATAAGGTATGGGACTCTCATGTGGTAGACGCCATAGAAAATGGCCCTCAAGTTTTATATATAGACAAGCATTTGATTCATGAGGTAACCAGCCCTCAAGCATTTGAAGAACTAGAAAAAAGAGGGATCTCTGTTGCGAGGCCTGACAAGATTGTCGCAACGGCTGATCACAATACGCCAACGATAAATCAGCATTTACCCATAAAAGATGCAAACTCTAGAAAACAACTTGAGCAGCTTACACAAAACTGTGCTAAAAATAAGATTACCCTATACGGATTAGGGCATAAAAACAACGGAATTGTCCATGTGATTGCCCCAGAATTAGGCATTACACAACCCGGAATGACCATGGTATGTGGAGATTCTCATACCTCTACACATGGGGCCTTTGGAAGCATAGCCTTTGGAATCGGTACTAGTCAAGTGGCCCAGGTTTTTGCCAGTCAATGCTTGCTTTTAGAAAAGCCTAAGAAAATGCGTGTGCTGGTGAATGGAAAACTAAAAAAAGGAGTACTTCCTAAGGATGTTATACTCTACATTATTGCAAAACTAGGAACCAACTCAGGTACAGGTTATTTTTGTGAATATGCCGGTGATGTTTTTGAAAACATGAGCATGGAAGGCAGAATGACGGTTTGTAATATGAGTATAGAAATGGGTGCCAGAGGAGGGATGATCTCTCCAGACCAAAAAACTTTTGACTATCTCAAAGGAAAAGAATTTGCTCCTAAAGGGGCTGAACTTGACAAAAAAATATCCTATTGGAAAAGCTTAGCTACAGACAAAGGAGCAGTCTTTGACAAAGAACACCATATCGATGCTTCAGAGATTGAACCGATGATCACCTTTGGAACCAACCCTGGTATGGGGATTAAAATTTCTGAAAACATCCCAAAAACGAATGAGCGTTCTTTTGAAAAATCATTGGCTTATATGAATTTTAAAAAAGGAGCTTCATTAATTGATACACCCATCAACTATGTGTTTATCGGAAGTTGTACCAACTCAAGAATAGAAGATTTTAGAGTCGCTGCCAACTATGTAAAAGGAAAACAAAAAGCCGATAATGTAACGGCATGGTTGGTTCCTGGCTCACAAAACGTTGCCAAGCAAATTGCTGAAGAAGGTTTGCTGCAGATTTTTGAATCGGCGGGTTTTAGCTTAAGACAGCCTGGTTGTTCTGCCTGTTTAGCCATGAATGACGACAAAATTCCTTCGGGAGAATATTGTGTTTCTACCTCTAACAGAAATTTTGAAGGAAGACAAGGACAAGGTGCTAGAACCATTTTAGCGAGTCCTTTAGTTGCAGTAGCAACGGCAGTCTCAGGGAAAATAGTAGATATCACCAAGACCTTGGAACCCCAAGTTTTATAAATTTTAAAAAACAATAGAGCGCATTTGTTAAATGGAAAAATTTACACTTTTAAAATCGACAGCCATTCCATTGGCAACAGAAAATATAGATACCGATCAGATTATTCCGGCACGCTTTTTAAAAGCAACTGACAAGTTGGGTTTTGGAGAGCAGGTTTTTAAAGATTGGCGGTATTTTAACGATGGAAACCTCAATCCCAATTTTGTATTAAACAACCCTGTTTTTAGCGGGAGCATACTGGTAGCTGGAGATAATTTTGGTTGTGGATCAAGTAGAGAGCATGCTGCTTGGGCCTTAATGGGTTATGGTTTTAAAGTAATTATCAGTAGTTTTTTTGCAGACATTTTTAAGGGAAACTCATTAAACAATGGCTTGTTACCCATACAGGTGACTCCTAAATATTTAAAGGCCTTATTAAAAGAAATAGAAGCAAACCCCAGCAGCGTTCTTGTGGTAAATTTAAAAGAACAGCAACTCTTGACAGCAGTTGGAACCAGCTCTTTTGACATCGATCCTTATAAAAAAACCTGCCTGCTAAACGGTTATGATGATATTGATTTTTTAATTAGTAAGAAGGACAAAATAACAGCTTTTGAAGCTCAACTAGAATACTAAATAAAAGCGCGTTAGCGACAGAAGTGACATTAAAAGACCTGCCTACCGGCAGACATATATAACGAAAAGCGCGACCCTTTTGGTAACGCACAAATAAAAAAATATGAAATACAATATTGCAGTCATTCCTGGAGATGGAATCGGTCCCGAGGTAACGGCACAAGCCAAAAAAGCGTTGATGGCAGTTGCCAATGTATACAATCATAGCTTTAGCTTTAAAGAGGCTTTAATGGGAGCCTGTGCTATTGATGCAACAGGAGCACCTTTGCCTGACGAAACACTAAGCCTCTGTAAAAAATCAGATGCCATTTTATTTGGTGCTATTGGACACCCAAAGTATGACAACGATCCTAAAGCCAAAGTTAGACCAGAACAAGGCTTGTTAAAACTTCGCAAAGACTTGGGCTTATTTTGCAACGTTCGTCCAATCAAAGCTTATGAGCAATTGATTGGCAACTCACCTTTAAAAAAGGAAATTATATCCGGTACTGATATTGTAATCTACCGAGAACTAACAGGCGGTATTTATTTTGGTATCAAAGAGTTAAGCGATGACAAAACGATTGCTTTTGACGGCTGTTCATATAGTGTAGAAGAGATAGAAAGAATTGCACACTTAGCGTTTAAAGAGGCTCAAAACAGAAGGAAAAAACTAACTTTAGTAGACAAGGCCAATGTCTTAGAAACATCGCGTTTGTGGAGAAAAACTATCACTGCCATGGCAAATCAGTATCCAGATGTGCAGTTGGATTTTCTTTTTGTTGACAATGCTGCTATGCAATTGATCCTAAACCCAAAACAGTTTGATGTGATTTTAACTGAAAACCTTTTTGGAGACATCCTTAGTGATGAAGCCAGTGTAATTGGAGGCTCTATTGGTTTATTAGCATCGGCTTCTGTTGGTAAAAAAACGGCCTTGTTTGAACCGATTCACGGATCGTACCCACAAGCCGCTGGGAAAAACTGTGCCAACCCACTTGCGGCTATCTTATCTGCAGCCCTATTATTGCAACACCTCGGCTTACACAAAGAAGCCAATGCGATTACTAACGCTGTAGAAAAATCATTAGAATTAGAAATTAGCACAG contains:
- a CDS encoding 2-isopropylmalate synthase; translation: MTTNKIEIFDTTLRDGEQVPGCKLDTQQKLVIAERLDFLGVDVIEAGFPVSSPGDFNSVSEIAKLVKNASVCALTRAVEKDIEIAAAALKFAKNPRIHTGIGTSDSHIKFKFNSTRDQVIHRAVLAVRYAKTFVHDVEFYAEDAGRTENAFLAEICEAVIKAGATVLNIPDTTGYCLPEEYGAKIKYLKQHVKGIEKVVISCHCHNDLGLATANSIAGVVNGARQIECTVNGIGERAGNTALEEVVMILKQHPYLNLETNINTHLLYDTSMMVREKMGMPVQPNKAIVGANAFAHSSGIHQDGVIKNRETYEIINPEDVGVTESAIVLTARSGRAALAYRAKKIGYELTKIQLDKAYNYFLQLADSKKEIKDNDLHTIMKNVDKFSKIAVA
- the leuC gene encoding 3-isopropylmalate dehydratase large subunit, producing the protein MKKTLFDKVWDSHVVDAIENGPQVLYIDKHLIHEVTSPQAFEELEKRGISVARPDKIVATADHNTPTINQHLPIKDANSRKQLEQLTQNCAKNKITLYGLGHKNNGIVHVIAPELGITQPGMTMVCGDSHTSTHGAFGSIAFGIGTSQVAQVFASQCLLLEKPKKMRVLVNGKLKKGVLPKDVILYIIAKLGTNSGTGYFCEYAGDVFENMSMEGRMTVCNMSIEMGARGGMISPDQKTFDYLKGKEFAPKGAELDKKISYWKSLATDKGAVFDKEHHIDASEIEPMITFGTNPGMGIKISENIPKTNERSFEKSLAYMNFKKGASLIDTPINYVFIGSCTNSRIEDFRVAANYVKGKQKADNVTAWLVPGSQNVAKQIAEEGLLQIFESAGFSLRQPGCSACLAMNDDKIPSGEYCVSTSNRNFEGRQGQGARTILASPLVAVATAVSGKIVDITKTLEPQVL
- the leuD gene encoding 3-isopropylmalate dehydratase small subunit; the protein is MEKFTLLKSTAIPLATENIDTDQIIPARFLKATDKLGFGEQVFKDWRYFNDGNLNPNFVLNNPVFSGSILVAGDNFGCGSSREHAAWALMGYGFKVIISSFFADIFKGNSLNNGLLPIQVTPKYLKALLKEIEANPSSVLVVNLKEQQLLTAVGTSSFDIDPYKKTCLLNGYDDIDFLISKKDKITAFEAQLEY
- the leuB gene encoding 3-isopropylmalate dehydrogenase; protein product: MKYNIAVIPGDGIGPEVTAQAKKALMAVANVYNHSFSFKEALMGACAIDATGAPLPDETLSLCKKSDAILFGAIGHPKYDNDPKAKVRPEQGLLKLRKDLGLFCNVRPIKAYEQLIGNSPLKKEIISGTDIVIYRELTGGIYFGIKELSDDKTIAFDGCSYSVEEIERIAHLAFKEAQNRRKKLTLVDKANVLETSRLWRKTITAMANQYPDVQLDFLFVDNAAMQLILNPKQFDVILTENLFGDILSDEASVIGGSIGLLASASVGKKTALFEPIHGSYPQAAGKNCANPLAAILSAALLLQHLGLHKEANAITNAVEKSLELEISTEDLNPERAFTTSKVGDFIADYIENQQDSNMNFMNIHMGQSTII